A stretch of the Chlorobiota bacterium genome encodes the following:
- a CDS encoding cysteine-rich CWC family protein — translation MIKNCPKCGSNFKCTADESCFCWVYELNEIQLKALQKIYSDCLCEHCLIKISDKSCLLIKDEDYYIDNGNYVFTDTYLLRRGSCCSSGCRHCPYIGVNSESE, via the coding sequence ATGATAAAAAATTGTCCGAAATGTGGTTCGAATTTTAAATGTACGGCAGATGAAAGTTGTTTCTGTTGGGTTTATGAATTGAATGAAATTCAACTCAAAGCACTTCAGAAAATTTATTCAGATTGTTTGTGTGAACATTGCTTGATAAAAATAAGTGACAAATCTTGCCTCTTAATTAAAGATGAAGATTATTATATTGATAATGGAAATTATGTATTTACCGATACTTATTTATTAAGAAGAGGTAGTTGTTGTTCCTCAGGTTGTAGACATTGCCCATATATTGGTGTTAATTCAGAATCAGAATGA
- a CDS encoding T9SS type A sorting domain-containing protein, whose amino-acid sequence MKPPNKNLKFKFNKIQIDFKLLFTLLVTLLLSFSSTLIAQDSRKIELPGSASPSFIFFNESKNELNILTAGYDKNFDGKIEKDSGEVYPEWFIIDPDKEIIKSNYRFNFLFDSYPLRVGVNYTDQLLYANIGGEIRVFELSNPQISEVITKGNFSSVYYNNLNKTIYASKRASDFISPGKLMLFNPLTYELKSELITGINPGMISSIMLNNKIISLVVNEGSFGLKNSSLSILTDSDKNSVDSIGDGANHIAIDTIKNLAYVTLNGSQSISVISLFKGIVLKSIQVGTLGFDGPRETLLLPNDELIVSTYSGDIRYIKSNGTQRIYKTNGKAESIINVKNKIFVSNAFKTGEYTPESSITVFDFKTLMSSIEHKSSDIKKDEISQNYPNPVVSSTRIDLNISNRKLVKLSLFNIKGELIEEFLNKELENGIHSILLDLSSLSEGTYYYKMTCGVSEEVVKKLTIIR is encoded by the coding sequence ATGAAACCTCCAAACAAAAATCTAAAATTTAAATTCAATAAAATTCAAATTGATTTTAAATTATTATTCACTCTACTCGTTACTTTATTATTGAGTTTTAGTTCAACTCTAATTGCTCAAGATTCTAGAAAAATTGAACTTCCAGGATCAGCTTCCCCATCTTTTATTTTCTTTAATGAGTCAAAAAATGAACTAAACATACTTACTGCTGGCTACGATAAAAATTTCGATGGTAAAATTGAAAAAGACTCAGGTGAAGTTTATCCAGAATGGTTTATTATTGATCCAGATAAAGAGATTATTAAATCCAATTACAGATTTAATTTTTTATTTGATTCTTACCCTTTAAGAGTTGGAGTAAATTATACAGACCAGTTACTTTATGCTAATATTGGTGGTGAAATTCGAGTGTTTGAATTAAGTAATCCACAAATTTCTGAAGTAATAACAAAAGGAAATTTTTCTTCAGTTTACTATAATAATTTAAACAAAACAATTTATGCATCTAAAAGAGCTTCAGATTTTATAAGTCCAGGAAAATTGATGTTATTTAATCCACTTACTTATGAATTGAAGTCTGAATTAATTACAGGAATAAATCCTGGAATGATTTCATCAATAATGCTAAATAATAAAATTATAAGTTTGGTTGTAAATGAAGGATCTTTTGGATTAAAAAATTCCTCATTAAGTATATTAACAGATTCAGATAAAAATTCTGTTGATTCAATAGGTGATGGAGCTAACCATATAGCTATAGATACAATTAAAAATCTAGCTTATGTGACACTCAATGGAAGCCAATCAATATCAGTTATTAGTTTATTTAAAGGGATAGTTTTAAAAAGCATTCAAGTTGGCACATTAGGTTTTGATGGACCTAGAGAAACGTTATTACTCCCAAATGACGAATTGATTGTGAGTACTTATTCTGGTGATATAAGATATATTAAAAGTAATGGTACTCAAAGAATTTATAAAACTAACGGAAAGGCAGAAAGTATAATTAATGTAAAAAATAAAATTTTTGTTTCTAATGCTTTTAAAACTGGAGAATATACTCCAGAATCTAGTATTACGGTCTTTGATTTTAAAACTTTAATGTCTTCAATTGAACATAAAAGTTCTGATATCAAAAAAGATGAAATTTCTCAAAATTACCCAAATCCAGTTGTTTCAAGTACTAGAATAGATTTAAATATATCAAATAGAAAATTAGTAAAACTTTCATTATTTAATATTAAAGGTGAATTAATTGAAGAATTTTTAAACAAAGAATTAGAAAATGGTATTCATTCGATATTGTTAGATTTATCATCATTATCTGAAGGAACTTATTATTATAAAATGACTTGCGGAGTTAGTGAAGAAGTGGTAAAAAAATTAACTATCATTAGATGA
- a CDS encoding M61 family metallopeptidase: MAQSSINYSVSFDLKRETINVEAILNGVNNENIKFYFPVWAPGAYDIVNYGAKVENFKVQGLNLQNTILSTKLDSNTFTFSSSKNKTLKLSYIVDDFEYDSRSAWFALSDVENKFAFANGTAMFGYVEGKKNIPFTVNYTLPPNWDIVYGLDPQIGTKNGFIAKDYDELVDAPIMCGKFQRIDFNVKNIPHTIAIISPKSLKPTTLKKIQIMTEKVVNAETDFFNDIPYKRYVFQVYLEEFGRGDFGYGALEHSNSSAYRMPYTDEDKLETDLIGVFAHEFFHLWSPKRIHVTELGPFDYQKGPKTKSLWFHEGITEYYARLLPVRYGITTKKNFLDDMERDLLPLIKEKQKRTITELSLKITEANMYQLMGLYTKGPALGFLLDVTIRSQTNNKKSLDDALRFLNEEYGKKGITFKDQDIIPIIEKSTGTKLDDFYSSYIDGLEIPQAKQLLPAIGLKLGGGKIVKEEIGVGFDFIKDGGGYVIKSLVPNSTFEVIGFKVGDTIKSWTKVSNESGKNYASVKKMNGEIVKGEILKIENDTINLIVDELAPKDIIEARKKMLGF; this comes from the coding sequence ATGGCGCAATCGTCTATAAACTATTCTGTTTCTTTTGATTTAAAAAGAGAAACAATAAATGTAGAAGCAATTTTAAACGGAGTAAATAATGAAAATATAAAATTTTACTTTCCTGTTTGGGCTCCTGGAGCGTATGACATTGTAAATTATGGAGCTAAAGTTGAAAACTTTAAAGTTCAAGGATTGAATTTACAAAATACTATTTTATCAACAAAATTAGATTCAAATACATTCACTTTTTCATCTTCAAAAAATAAAACTTTAAAATTAAGTTATATTGTTGATGATTTTGAGTATGATTCTAGATCAGCTTGGTTTGCTTTATCTGATGTAGAAAATAAGTTTGCTTTTGCAAATGGAACTGCTATGTTTGGTTATGTTGAAGGAAAAAAAAATATACCTTTTACAGTTAATTATACCCTCCCCCCTAATTGGGATATAGTTTATGGTTTAGATCCACAAATCGGAACCAAAAATGGATTTATAGCAAAAGATTATGATGAATTAGTGGATGCACCAATTATGTGTGGGAAATTTCAGAGAATAGATTTTAATGTGAAAAATATTCCACATACAATTGCCATAATTTCACCTAAGAGTTTAAAGCCAACTACTTTGAAGAAAATTCAAATCATGACTGAGAAAGTTGTGAATGCCGAAACAGATTTTTTCAATGATATTCCATATAAAAGATATGTTTTTCAGGTTTATTTAGAAGAATTTGGAAGAGGTGATTTTGGATATGGTGCTTTAGAGCATTCAAATAGCTCAGCTTATAGAATGCCATATACCGACGAGGATAAATTAGAAACTGATTTAATTGGGGTATTTGCTCATGAATTTTTCCATTTGTGGTCTCCAAAAAGAATCCATGTTACTGAATTAGGACCTTTTGATTATCAAAAAGGACCAAAAACAAAATCACTTTGGTTTCATGAAGGTATTACTGAATATTATGCAAGACTTCTTCCAGTTAGGTATGGTATTACAACAAAAAAGAATTTTTTAGATGATATGGAACGAGATTTGCTTCCACTGATAAAAGAGAAACAAAAAAGAACAATAACTGAACTAAGCCTTAAAATTACCGAAGCTAATATGTATCAATTGATGGGTCTATATACAAAAGGTCCAGCACTTGGGTTTTTGTTAGATGTAACTATTCGTTCACAAACAAATAACAAAAAATCGTTAGATGATGCTTTGAGATTCTTAAATGAAGAGTATGGTAAGAAAGGTATTACATTTAAAGATCAAGATATTATACCTATAATTGAAAAAAGTACTGGAACTAAATTAGATGATTTTTATTCAAGTTATATTGATGGGTTGGAAATTCCACAAGCCAAGCAATTATTACCAGCAATTGGTTTAAAATTGGGGGGGGGTAAGATTGTTAAAGAAGAAATTGGGGTTGGGTTTGATTTCATTAAAGATGGGGGGGGTTATGTTATTAAATCTTTAGTTCCAAACTCAACATTTGAAGTAATTGGTTTTAAAGTTGGAGATACAATTAAAAGTTGGACAAAAGTTAGTAATGAATCAGGCAAAAATTATGCTTCTGTAAAAAAAATGAATGGTGAGATTGTTAAAGGTGAGATTCTAAAAATTGAAAATGATACTATCAACTTAATCGTTGATGAATTAGCACCAAAAGATATTATTGAAGCCAGAAAAAAAATGTTAGGGTTCTAG
- a CDS encoding thioredoxin fold domain-containing protein: protein MKVVLQVLSIVIVVFSLSAFSILELSWSNVENALPKAITEKKLVVIDVYTDWCGWCKRMDRDTYSNEEVVKYLNKNFIASKMNPEKEGSLEFNEKKYTYSEFNKALGITGYPATAFVDREGKLLTVVSGYYSPKDFLKVIKYFGEDIYKSTKWDDYTNKKD, encoded by the coding sequence ATGAAAGTTGTATTACAAGTACTATCAATAGTTATAGTTGTTTTTAGTTTGAGTGCTTTTAGCATACTAGAACTAAGTTGGTCTAATGTCGAGAATGCATTACCAAAAGCCATTACTGAAAAAAAATTGGTTGTAATTGATGTCTATACCGATTGGTGTGGGTGGTGCAAAAGAATGGATAGGGATACTTATTCAAATGAAGAAGTTGTGAAATATTTAAATAAAAATTTCATAGCTTCAAAAATGAATCCAGAAAAAGAAGGATCACTTGAATTTAACGAAAAAAAATATACTTACTCAGAATTTAACAAAGCACTTGGAATTACTGGGTATCCTGCAACAGCATTCGTTGATAGAGAAGGGAAATTACTGACTGTTGTTTCAGGTTATTATTCCCCAAAGGATTTTTTAAAAGTAATAAAATATTTTGGTGAGGATATTTATAAATCTACTAAATGGGATGATTATACTAATAAAAAAGACTAA
- a CDS encoding transketolase produces the protein MKFENKRQSPEALSEISKEIRRDIIKSLVIAKSGHSGGPLGSSDIFATLYMGGVMNYDPLNPELEGRDRFVLSAGHMCPVLYATLANAGFFPKSELLTLRKFGSRLQGHPGRDMHLPGIETSSGSLGQGLSIAVGMAMSDKLINKNNANVFSLTGDGELQEGSIWEAVMCAAHYKLDNFCMIVDNNDCQIDGRIKEVMDVYPIVDKFKSFNFHVIEVDGHNPAQLLAAFDEFKTITGKPTCIIAKTFMGNGVSFMQDKFEWHGKPPTQEQAEQALSELI, from the coding sequence ATGAAGTTCGAAAATAAAAGACAATCACCAGAAGCATTATCTGAAATTTCAAAAGAGATTCGTCGTGATATTATTAAATCTTTAGTAATAGCAAAATCTGGTCATTCTGGGGGTCCCCTAGGTTCATCGGATATTTTTGCAACTCTTTATATGGGTGGGGTAATGAATTACGATCCATTAAATCCTGAATTGGAAGGTCGTGATAGATTTGTATTGAGTGCAGGGCATATGTGTCCTGTTTTGTATGCAACTTTGGCAAATGCTGGTTTTTTTCCTAAAAGTGAGCTTTTAACACTAAGGAAATTTGGAAGCAGACTTCAAGGTCATCCTGGAAGAGATATGCATTTACCAGGTATAGAAACAAGTAGCGGATCATTAGGTCAAGGGTTATCTATTGCTGTAGGTATGGCAATGAGTGATAAATTAATTAATAAAAATAATGCCAATGTATTTTCATTAACCGGTGATGGTGAATTACAAGAAGGTTCAATATGGGAAGCTGTAATGTGTGCGGCTCATTATAAGTTAGATAATTTTTGTATGATTGTTGATAATAATGATTGCCAAATTGATGGTAGAATAAAAGAAGTTATGGATGTTTACCCAATAGTTGATAAATTTAAAAGTTTCAATTTTCATGTTATAGAAGTTGATGGACATAATCCTGCACAGTTATTAGCAGCATTTGATGAATTTAAAACAATAACTGGTAAACCAACATGCATAATTGCTAAAACTTTCATGGGTAATGGAGTTTCTTTTATGCAAGATAAGTTTGAATGGCATGGAAAACCACCAACACAAGAACAAGCAGAACAAGCTTTATCAGAATTGATTTAA
- a CDS encoding DUF983 domain-containing protein gives MKKLIENPYKLSILQMLKGKCPICFEAKIFKGTVTMNDNCPNCGFKFERETGYFLGAMHFSYIWAGIILVLLIFILTLFFPDIREYKLVPFATILLIPFVPISFRYSRIVWIYFDLYFDRNKK, from the coding sequence ATGAAAAAGTTAATTGAAAATCCTTATAAATTATCTATTCTTCAGATGTTAAAAGGGAAGTGCCCAATATGTTTCGAAGCAAAAATATTTAAAGGTACAGTAACTATGAATGATAATTGCCCTAATTGTGGTTTTAAATTTGAAAGAGAAACAGGTTACTTTTTAGGAGCAATGCATTTTAGTTATATATGGGCTGGAATAATATTAGTCTTATTAATTTTTATATTAACACTTTTTTTTCCAGATATAAGAGAATATAAGCTTGTGCCATTTGCAACTATACTTTTAATACCATTTGTTCCAATTTCATTCAGATATTCAAGAATTGTGTGGATATATTTTGATTTATACTTTGATAGAAATAAGAAATGA